Proteins from a single region of Paenibacillus sp. BIHB 4019:
- a CDS encoding 6-hydroxymethylpterin diphosphokinase MptE-like protein, which yields MFLQNLTAIKEHRPDLFRNIQHLEQIAQMDELSIKQDSKNLNNLICEINQQSISLHLEENPVQEADKILLEVAKEINQQKHHVIFYGTGLGHHIRKFTQMYPNVPYSIFEPSAKILIAFFSYVDIKELNIPMLRNISLGSPKNQFNLKEIKSILYQIPKSFTLITLPSYLKILPIAHNKFLKLIQTVIHQKKINLSISQRYEKKWITNSFENFAATLNTPNLFDFRNHFQHKPALLVAAGPSLQDEIDQLRIIKQQRSAYIISVGSAINTLVEFKIIPDAAFTYDPSELNYKVFQKAITENKSPFPMVFGTSVGTGVVAQFPWKKIHLPMSQDMLYGFYISGSKQTPVLSDASSIAIVALQALMLMNCSSIILVGQNFALRDKQYYAAGVPYEAADSKVVEQVISVENTLLETNPGLNAMRKEMEYVIRLKPSQTIINTTKGGAKIDGAPFQTLSSVIDTILVPNAINKEWFAHSMTNPIQFSYLTQRQQQMLEQESQILPIFATLQQTMADIQISPEKSRFQSFDFAFKSLQDNLFFKFILHPLTRVKYEILYSYIMNIKIETDINKKKDLLLSGFGQYLYECYEDYKMIQPYFHNLNVIIDDFTNHKKE from the coding sequence ATGTTTCTACAAAACTTGACCGCCATCAAAGAACATCGTCCTGATTTATTTCGTAACATACAGCACTTAGAACAAATCGCTCAGATGGATGAATTGTCTATAAAGCAAGATTCAAAGAATTTAAATAATCTTATTTGCGAAATAAATCAACAGTCCATAAGCTTGCACCTAGAGGAAAATCCTGTACAAGAGGCCGACAAAATCCTGCTTGAAGTCGCAAAAGAAATAAACCAGCAGAAGCACCATGTCATTTTTTATGGTACTGGTTTGGGACATCATATTAGAAAGTTCACGCAAATGTATCCTAACGTTCCTTATTCTATTTTTGAGCCTTCTGCTAAAATCCTAATTGCCTTCTTTTCTTATGTTGATATTAAGGAATTGAATATTCCAATGCTTCGAAATATTAGCTTAGGATCACCTAAAAACCAATTTAATTTGAAAGAAATAAAATCAATTCTGTATCAAATCCCTAAAAGCTTTACCTTAATTACCTTGCCTTCTTACCTAAAAATTCTCCCTATAGCCCATAATAAATTTCTCAAGTTAATTCAAACAGTCATTCACCAAAAAAAGATCAATCTAAGCATTAGCCAACGTTATGAAAAAAAATGGATCACTAACAGCTTTGAGAATTTTGCAGCTACGCTAAATACACCTAATTTATTTGATTTCCGCAACCATTTTCAACATAAGCCCGCTTTGCTGGTTGCCGCAGGACCATCCCTGCAAGACGAAATAGATCAATTACGTATCATAAAGCAGCAGCGCTCCGCTTACATCATATCAGTAGGATCTGCTATAAATACACTAGTTGAGTTTAAAATTATACCTGATGCCGCCTTTACATATGATCCAAGCGAATTAAATTATAAAGTTTTTCAAAAAGCCATCACAGAAAACAAGTCCCCTTTTCCAATGGTATTTGGCACTTCAGTGGGAACGGGGGTAGTCGCACAGTTCCCTTGGAAAAAAATTCATTTGCCAATGAGCCAAGACATGCTTTATGGCTTTTACATAAGTGGCAGTAAACAAACACCCGTATTGAGCGATGCAAGCAGCATTGCCATTGTGGCTCTGCAAGCACTCATGCTGATGAACTGTTCTTCAATTATTCTAGTAGGCCAAAACTTCGCCTTGCGTGACAAACAATATTATGCGGCTGGCGTTCCTTATGAGGCAGCTGATTCCAAGGTAGTTGAACAAGTTATCAGCGTAGAAAACACATTGTTGGAAACCAACCCCGGTTTAAACGCTATGCGCAAAGAAATGGAATATGTTATCCGACTAAAACCAAGTCAAACTATTATTAATACAACAAAAGGAGGAGCAAAAATTGACGGTGCGCCATTCCAAACGTTATCTTCCGTCATTGATACGATACTCGTACCAAATGCAATCAATAAAGAATGGTTCGCGCATTCAATGACAAATCCAATTCAATTTTCTTACTTAACACAACGTCAGCAGCAAATGCTTGAACAGGAGAGTCAAATACTTCCCATTTTCGCTACTTTACAGCAAACAATGGCGGATATTCAGATTAGTCCTGAAAAAAGCAGATTCCAATCTTTTGATTTTGCTTTTAAATCTTTACAAGACAATTTATTTTTCAAATTTATCCTCCATCCACTAACAAGAGTAAAATACGAAATTTTATACAGCTATATTATGAATATAAAGATTGAAACCGATATAAATAAAAAGAAAGATTTGTTATTGTCTGGATTTGGGCAGTATTTATATGAATGTTATGAAGATTACAAAATGATCCAACCCTATTTTCATAATTTGAATGTTATTATTGACGACTTTACGAATCATAAAAAGGAGTAG
- a CDS encoding helix-turn-helix domain-containing protein: MSKNWYRRLLFSYFPIFILTISIVIFLSFLIVNEISRNETEKANRISTSYVVDSLDRAVNQVEMEILRQMENDPVYGQFLAGDVEKGGPEFMELAKKLWVLESNNELLDSVYIYRLSDHRIVSKYGFTTQEVFADRAYLEQALDEPSFQRWSQIRSFKLLESDQPEEVISMHKRLPLPFGQEGVLVINLGVYPLGRMIDDMTRSNVSFLHVTGKEGETIFPKGNLGTGSIDDKGTVLTTLVSPKLGWTFSSGLRAGQLFAWVSVISYVWIIIGLATLLLAVLYIIYITRKNYKPIQVMMSRIQALPARSSDVTTRDELVLIDHALEQLIQQTADYEMQHHENLLIRRRQFFIDLIEGNAQGDRVEKCRSLAVLQASEHAVHAAVVIAEMHDFDASYGDFSHQDQQTFRLTLMNLFQELARERELDSWAEWIGSSQLGIIFTSGAAEEAEDDDEAFKDMLRLAVKSSHQWAANQFELTMKFGIGIVANLDSALSLKESYQSAGSALQYVLSLGENEMVFGSDVPLQPHMESYKYFPIMAGIVKMFRLTNQEWREQVHTLFQMVGSELLADHDIRMLIHWLRQMLGRELMDLSDNLKDYFVGQQAQLWRAELDKAQRLPEMEALLLEMMNEVYRVYVSTNENKSYRAMISEMKAYIEEHYTNPDLSLTILSDRFQVSAKYASHLFKEEFNTKFVDFLAQLRIVHAQTLLSQTDEVIQQIALRVGYANSVTFGRVFKKIVGVTPGDYRKYEMKPEHASE; this comes from the coding sequence ATGTCAAAAAATTGGTATCGCAGATTGCTATTTTCGTATTTTCCGATTTTTATTTTAACGATATCTATTGTCATTTTCCTCTCCTTCCTCATTGTGAATGAGATTTCGAGAAATGAAACGGAGAAGGCGAATCGCATTTCCACCTCCTATGTCGTCGATAGTCTCGACAGAGCGGTCAATCAAGTCGAGATGGAAATATTGCGTCAAATGGAAAACGACCCGGTCTACGGACAATTTCTTGCGGGTGATGTGGAGAAGGGCGGTCCCGAATTTATGGAGCTCGCTAAAAAACTGTGGGTTTTGGAAAGCAACAATGAGCTGCTTGATTCTGTGTATATATACCGTCTGTCCGATCATCGCATCGTTAGCAAATATGGATTTACGACGCAGGAGGTGTTTGCTGATCGTGCTTATTTGGAGCAGGCGCTGGATGAACCGTCCTTTCAGCGCTGGTCGCAAATTCGTTCCTTCAAGCTGCTGGAATCCGACCAGCCGGAGGAAGTGATCAGCATGCATAAACGCTTGCCGCTTCCCTTCGGCCAGGAAGGCGTTTTAGTCATTAATCTCGGCGTCTATCCTTTAGGCCGAATGATTGATGATATGACGCGCAGCAACGTTTCCTTTCTTCATGTAACGGGCAAGGAAGGCGAAACTATTTTTCCAAAAGGCAATTTAGGAACGGGGAGTATTGACGATAAGGGTACTGTGCTAACGACGCTAGTATCTCCAAAGCTGGGCTGGACGTTCAGCAGCGGCTTGCGTGCCGGGCAGCTATTCGCGTGGGTATCCGTCATTTCTTATGTATGGATTATTATTGGGCTGGCTACCTTATTGCTAGCCGTCCTCTATATCATTTATATTACGCGCAAAAACTATAAGCCCATTCAGGTGATGATGAGCCGTATTCAGGCGCTTCCCGCGCGCTCCTCCGATGTCACGACCAGGGACGAACTGGTGTTAATTGACCACGCGCTGGAGCAGCTTATTCAGCAGACCGCAGATTATGAGATGCAGCATCATGAGAATCTGCTTATACGCAGGCGGCAGTTTTTTATCGATTTAATCGAAGGCAATGCTCAAGGGGATCGGGTTGAAAAATGCCGCTCCTTAGCCGTGCTGCAGGCGTCGGAGCATGCGGTGCATGCCGCAGTCGTCATTGCGGAAATGCATGATTTTGATGCCTCCTACGGCGATTTCTCCCATCAAGATCAGCAAACGTTCCGGTTGACGCTTATGAACCTTTTTCAGGAGCTGGCACGGGAAAGGGAGCTGGACAGCTGGGCGGAATGGATAGGCAGCAGCCAGTTGGGCATTATTTTTACAAGTGGTGCCGCAGAGGAAGCAGAAGATGATGATGAAGCTTTCAAAGACATGCTGCGATTAGCCGTCAAGAGCTCACACCAGTGGGCCGCGAACCAATTCGAGCTGACGATGAAGTTTGGTATCGGCATTGTGGCGAATTTGGATAGCGCCTTAAGCTTAAAGGAATCCTACCAATCCGCCGGATCGGCGCTGCAATATGTATTGTCACTGGGTGAAAATGAAATGGTGTTTGGCTCGGATGTGCCGCTGCAGCCGCATATGGAGTCCTATAAATATTTCCCGATCATGGCTGGCATCGTCAAAATGTTTCGCTTGACCAATCAGGAATGGCGGGAGCAGGTGCATACGCTGTTTCAAATGGTCGGCTCCGAGCTGCTTGCGGATCATGACATTCGCATGCTCATCCATTGGCTTAGACAAATGCTGGGCAGAGAGCTGATGGACCTCTCAGACAATCTGAAGGATTATTTCGTCGGACAGCAAGCGCAGCTGTGGCGGGCAGAGCTGGATAAAGCACAGCGGCTGCCCGAGATGGAAGCTTTGCTGCTGGAAATGATGAATGAGGTTTACCGAGTATATGTATCGACTAATGAAAATAAAAGCTATCGGGCGATGATTAGTGAGATGAAAGCTTACATTGAAGAGCATTATACGAATCCGGATTTGTCCCTTACGATATTGAGCGATCGCTTCCAAGTATCTGCGAAATATGCGAGCCATTTGTTCAAGGAAGAGTTTAATACAAAATTCGTTGATTTTTTGGCGCAGCTGCGAATTGTGCATGCCCAAACTTTGCTGAGCCAAACGGACGAGGTTATTCAACAAATCGCTTTGCGGGTGGGCTACGCCAATTCCGTTACCTTCGGACGTGTGTTTAAAAAAATAGTCGGTGTCACGCCGGGAGACTACAGAAAATACGAAATGAAGCCAGAGCATGCAAGTGAATAA
- a CDS encoding extracellular solute-binding protein: MKRSKSKMAVKKWMAGTFALTVLVTGCSNGGGATPAASSGSNAGGAAASSLKVEIFDRGNTPQGYTITDSYLTRYVKDNFTKTSSIDVQFVPIPRSEEIAKLNVLMASGDDVPDIVFTYDQAVFERYAEQGGLTDLSDLLNEHGSNLKSFLGDDTLAYGQLGGKQFAIPGKRMLTERYSSWIRKDWLDKVGLPMPATTDELYEALKAFKEKDPGETGGSVIPLGMTIEPAQFEPLLWSFIQPQSSLTTDEQLANRDYLPVLPGFKEGLRFMNKLYNEGLMSKDFGLDQDKKQLTQDIQSGKIGMFSDDYPNIYYKDGVYASLVANSPNAILEPIDPFTNAEGLHAKPEYAPNALYIMVPKSSKHAVEAIKYLDWMSATNVLIDMQNGVLGENYELKDGIPVTLDSASKEATDRIYNFGDIVIVANGKVGGDEEQNKKAFTFSVESKFQKDFAQSMEFANTDTIAPVIFNRPITSKTKYGTTLDSKLDEMIVKTTMAAPDKFDSTFDTAMEDYMSRGGKEVMDERTAAYTEAK, from the coding sequence ATGAAGCGTAGCAAAAGTAAAATGGCGGTCAAAAAATGGATGGCGGGTACGTTCGCATTAACTGTACTGGTTACGGGCTGTTCAAACGGAGGCGGAGCAACACCGGCCGCAAGCTCAGGATCGAATGCAGGCGGCGCAGCGGCTTCTTCATTAAAAGTAGAAATTTTCGATCGCGGCAATACGCCGCAGGGCTATACGATTACAGACAGCTATTTGACCCGTTACGTGAAAGACAACTTCACCAAAACGAGCAGCATTGATGTTCAATTCGTGCCGATCCCCCGTTCTGAGGAAATTGCCAAGCTGAACGTGCTCATGGCAAGCGGCGATGATGTGCCGGATATCGTATTTACGTATGATCAAGCCGTATTTGAGCGTTATGCCGAGCAAGGCGGCCTTACAGACTTGTCGGACTTATTAAATGAGCACGGATCAAACCTTAAAAGTTTTCTAGGTGACGATACGCTGGCCTATGGTCAACTGGGAGGAAAGCAATTTGCTATCCCGGGCAAAAGAATGTTAACCGAAAGATATTCCTCTTGGATTCGCAAGGATTGGCTGGACAAGGTGGGCTTGCCGATGCCTGCGACAACAGACGAGCTTTACGAAGCGCTTAAAGCATTTAAAGAAAAAGATCCCGGTGAAACGGGGGGCAGCGTTATTCCTCTGGGCATGACGATTGAGCCGGCTCAGTTTGAGCCGCTGCTCTGGTCATTCATTCAGCCGCAAAGCTCATTAACGACGGACGAGCAGCTGGCGAACCGTGATTATTTGCCAGTGCTTCCGGGCTTTAAGGAAGGCCTGCGCTTTATGAACAAGCTTTACAATGAAGGGCTGATGAGCAAGGATTTTGGGCTCGACCAAGATAAAAAGCAGCTGACGCAGGATATTCAAAGCGGCAAAATTGGGATGTTCAGCGATGACTATCCAAATATCTATTATAAAGATGGGGTATATGCCAGCCTAGTGGCCAACAGTCCGAATGCTATTCTCGAACCAATTGATCCGTTCACGAATGCAGAAGGCTTGCATGCAAAACCGGAATATGCACCTAACGCCCTGTACATTATGGTTCCGAAATCAAGCAAGCACGCAGTCGAAGCGATTAAATATTTGGACTGGATGTCCGCGACGAATGTGCTTATTGATATGCAAAATGGTGTATTAGGCGAGAACTACGAGCTGAAGGATGGCATACCGGTTACATTAGATAGTGCATCGAAGGAAGCGACGGACAGAATCTATAACTTTGGCGATATTGTCATTGTGGCTAACGGTAAAGTCGGAGGCGATGAAGAGCAAAACAAGAAGGCCTTTACGTTCAGCGTGGAGTCTAAATTCCAAAAGGATTTTGCACAATCGATGGAATTTGCTAATACCGATACGATTGCACCGGTCATATTCAATCGCCCAATCACTAGCAAAACCAAATATGGCACTACGCTTGATAGCAAGCTTGATGAAATGATCGTTAAAACAACGATGGCGGCTCCAGATAAATTCGACAGCACTTTCGATACTGCTATGGAGGATTACATGTCTCGTGGTGGCAAGGAAGTGATGGACGAGCGTACGGCAGCTTATACAGAAGCGAAATAA
- a CDS encoding ABC transporter permease subunit, which translates to MSTNIYFRRYWQLYALISLPLLYFLVFKYGPMWGVQIAFKDFNLFQGISGSEWIGFDAFIEVFKMKDFYLTLRNTLMLNILDLLVSFPAPLILAIMLYEAKWVWFKKISQTILYIPHFISWVIIGGIVYQVFGTQSGMINNFLSSLGFDAIPFLTDKKDWLVTYLATGVWQSAGWGTILYLAALTGINRELFEAAEVDGAGRFKRIWHITLPGLKTTIVTLLIINLGNMITIGFERPYIIGNLAVREYSDVLSTFVYRVGIQSGEYTLATVVGLFQAVVGLIFVLGANYASKKLTDESIL; encoded by the coding sequence TTGAGCACAAACATTTATTTCCGCAGGTATTGGCAGCTTTACGCGCTGATTTCACTCCCGCTCCTTTATTTTCTGGTGTTCAAATATGGACCGATGTGGGGCGTGCAAATCGCATTCAAGGATTTTAACCTGTTTCAAGGCATTTCGGGCAGTGAATGGATTGGCTTTGATGCTTTTATTGAAGTTTTCAAGATGAAGGATTTTTATTTGACGCTTCGCAATACGTTAATGCTTAATATTTTGGATTTATTAGTATCCTTCCCTGCTCCATTAATTTTAGCGATTATGCTGTATGAAGCGAAATGGGTTTGGTTCAAAAAAATATCGCAAACGATTTTGTATATTCCCCATTTTATATCATGGGTCATTATAGGCGGCATTGTATATCAAGTATTTGGCACGCAATCCGGCATGATTAACAATTTTTTAAGCTCGCTTGGCTTTGATGCCATTCCGTTTTTAACGGATAAGAAGGATTGGCTGGTCACGTATTTGGCAACAGGCGTGTGGCAAAGCGCAGGCTGGGGAACGATTTTATATTTGGCCGCATTGACCGGCATTAACCGCGAGCTGTTCGAAGCGGCGGAGGTTGATGGCGCGGGGCGCTTTAAACGGATTTGGCATATTACCCTTCCAGGCCTCAAAACGACAATTGTAACGCTGCTCATTATCAATCTTGGCAATATGATTACAATAGGCTTTGAACGGCCATATATTATCGGCAATTTGGCGGTTCGCGAATATTCGGATGTACTGAGCACCTTCGTATACCGCGTCGGTATTCAATCTGGTGAATATACGCTGGCGACGGTCGTTGGTTTGTTTCAGGCTGTTGTAGGACTGATCTTCGTCCTCGGCGCCAATTATGCATCTAAAAAACTAACAGATGAGAGCATACTGTAG
- a CDS encoding carbohydrate ABC transporter permease — protein MNERTANRVFDTVNIVLLALAVVVCILPFLHIIAVSLSSNLAITSGRVTLFPVGFNWDAYGKVFSDMTMIRSLGFTVFLTALCAALCMAMTIVAAYPLTKSQLKGRKLFMILIVITMFFTGGIIPEYILVRDLNLLNTVWALVLPGLISPFYLIILISFFNGIPKSLEEAAEIDGSSHFGTLMRIILPLSLPVMATLCLFYAVGRWNGFQDTLMYISKPELYPIQLKLYQMIQNNMVSELAILEGHSGTQQITPESLKSASVIFATVPILLVYPWLQRYFVSGVMLGAVKG, from the coding sequence ATGAATGAACGTACGGCAAATCGCGTATTTGATACGGTAAATATTGTTTTGCTTGCACTCGCAGTAGTCGTTTGTATTTTGCCGTTTCTGCATATTATTGCGGTATCGCTCAGCTCGAATTTGGCAATAACATCGGGCAGGGTAACCCTCTTCCCGGTCGGATTTAACTGGGATGCGTACGGCAAGGTTTTTTCGGATATGACGATGATTCGATCATTGGGCTTTACTGTTTTTCTGACGGCACTTTGTGCCGCGCTATGTATGGCGATGACGATTGTTGCTGCCTATCCGTTAACAAAATCGCAGCTTAAAGGAAGAAAGCTGTTTATGATTTTAATCGTCATCACGATGTTTTTTACAGGGGGCATCATTCCGGAATATATCCTCGTGCGTGACCTGAATTTGCTCAATACGGTGTGGGCGCTTGTGCTGCCGGGTCTGATTAGTCCTTTTTATCTGATTATTCTGATTTCATTCTTTAATGGCATTCCGAAAAGCTTAGAGGAAGCAGCTGAAATTGATGGCAGCTCGCATTTTGGCACGCTGATGCGCATCATATTGCCGCTTTCCCTGCCTGTTATGGCGACGCTTTGTCTCTTTTACGCCGTCGGGCGCTGGAACGGCTTTCAGGATACGCTCATGTATATTTCCAAGCCGGAGCTGTACCCGATTCAGCTCAAGCTGTATCAAATGATTCAGAACAATATGGTTTCAGAGCTGGCCATCCTTGAAGGCCACAGCGGTACGCAGCAAATTACGCCAGAAAGCTTGAAATCAGCGAGTGTTATTTTTGCTACAGTTCCGATATTGCTCGTATACCCATGGCTGCAGCGTTACTTTGTCAGTGGCGTAATGCTTGGAGCAGTGAAAGGATAA
- a CDS encoding MFS transporter, with protein MNDAKKMLLKLRALYLFTGLAGGLFNPYLTTLLVHQGMSAGQVGMMMSLGTLLSIIVQPFWGYMVDRYRQTKLVLVCSIGMPAVLAYFYNVQIFALLVIVYTTSIIFSVTQSPIADSYAVTAAREGRTSYGTIRSLGSLGTALGGYAGGLYLSYFHITQLWLPFFIFSAAGVAMVLTLSNKSESYRTTVSLTEGFKKMLGNRNFLWFLVACFFVNQTLTAYNSFFVLSFQEAGGSFSMVGFALLLASMTNVPSMLLAAKIIAKLGRERTLVIAAFAYALRWAVQWLFPYPPVMIGIQALHGLSFGLFYVAAVEYVANVSGKEMQATGQSVFNMVFVGLGGIIGNLLNGFLYNAGGAQLMYLACTVSAIMGLLLLHGVNKRSRSLQGP; from the coding sequence ATGAATGACGCGAAAAAAATGCTGCTAAAGCTGCGAGCCTTGTACTTGTTTACAGGGCTCGCTGGCGGTTTGTTCAACCCTTATTTAACGACGCTGCTCGTTCATCAAGGCATGTCGGCGGGTCAGGTAGGCATGATGATGTCTCTCGGCACGCTGCTGTCTATCATCGTTCAGCCATTCTGGGGCTACATGGTGGACCGCTACCGCCAGACGAAGCTGGTGCTTGTATGCAGCATCGGAATGCCCGCGGTGCTCGCTTACTTTTACAATGTTCAAATTTTTGCGCTGCTCGTCATCGTGTATACAACGTCGATTATTTTCAGCGTGACGCAAAGCCCGATCGCCGATTCCTATGCCGTTACCGCTGCCCGCGAAGGGCGCACCTCCTATGGCACGATTCGCAGCCTGGGGAGTTTAGGCACGGCGCTTGGCGGTTATGCCGGCGGCTTGTATTTATCTTATTTTCACATTACGCAGCTATGGCTGCCGTTTTTTATATTCAGTGCGGCTGGAGTGGCAATGGTGCTGACGCTCTCGAATAAATCAGAAAGCTACCGAACGACGGTGAGCTTAACCGAAGGGTTCAAAAAAATGCTCGGCAACCGCAATTTCCTATGGTTTCTTGTGGCCTGCTTTTTTGTCAATCAGACGCTGACCGCCTACAATTCCTTTTTTGTGCTTTCCTTTCAGGAGGCAGGAGGAAGCTTCTCCATGGTCGGCTTTGCGCTGCTGCTCGCTTCGATGACTAATGTGCCCTCCATGCTGCTGGCCGCTAAAATTATTGCCAAGCTCGGCAGGGAGCGGACGCTCGTCATTGCCGCTTTCGCCTATGCGCTGCGCTGGGCTGTGCAATGGCTGTTTCCGTACCCGCCTGTCATGATAGGTATCCAAGCGCTGCATGGCTTGTCGTTCGGACTCTTTTATGTCGCAGCGGTTGAGTACGTAGCAAACGTATCGGGCAAGGAAATGCAGGCGACCGGACAAAGCGTATTTAATATGGTTTTTGTCGGGCTGGGCGGCATTATTGGCAACCTGCTTAATGGCTTTTTGTATAATGCGGGTGGCGCACAATTGATGTATCTGGCGTGCACGGTCAGTGCTATAATGGGCTTGTTGCTATTACATGGCGTTAATAAAAGAAGCCGTTCTTTGCAAGGGCCTTAA
- a CDS encoding alpha/beta hydrolase, with the protein MNELLATAQHLSYRNSSIAYQFLPNPGKQTLLFLHPAFADHRVFCKQTSYFKSGYQVIALDMPGHGRSQVHGTKVTLKDMPHIVAAVLDKHNIAACHVVGVSLGSLAAQAFADRFNERVLSVTIVGGYSIHRENAEIWKEQKREGLRWLFYFLFSMGRFRRYVTTISCASSYGRDVFARGAKLFNRRSFAAMSGLGDFFTKKDTPVPYHMLLVYGDQDLKVLVDHAHSWHKAETLSQLVLLPGAGHCAQLDAPESFNCILERFIKPVS; encoded by the coding sequence ATGAACGAGCTTCTAGCAACTGCTCAGCACTTGTCGTATCGCAATAGCAGCATAGCTTATCAATTCTTGCCTAATCCCGGAAAACAAACGCTATTGTTTCTCCACCCGGCGTTCGCGGATCATCGGGTATTTTGCAAGCAGACGAGCTATTTCAAGAGCGGCTATCAGGTGATAGCCCTTGATATGCCCGGGCATGGCCGCAGCCAAGTTCATGGCACCAAAGTGACGTTAAAAGATATGCCGCACATTGTGGCCGCGGTTTTAGATAAGCACAACATTGCCGCCTGCCATGTGGTCGGCGTTTCCCTTGGCTCGCTCGCAGCTCAAGCATTCGCAGATCGTTTTAACGAGCGGGTGCTATCCGTTACGATTGTCGGAGGTTATTCCATTCATCGCGAAAATGCGGAAATTTGGAAGGAACAGAAGCGCGAGGGACTGCGGTGGCTGTTTTATTTTTTATTTTCCATGGGGCGGTTTCGCCGTTATGTGACTACCATTTCCTGCGCCAGCAGCTATGGCCGGGATGTATTCGCCCGAGGCGCGAAGCTGTTTAATCGGCGCTCTTTTGCAGCCATGTCGGGGCTGGGCGATTTTTTCACAAAAAAGGATACGCCGGTGCCCTACCATATGCTGCTCGTATACGGAGATCAAGATTTGAAGGTGCTTGTGGATCACGCGCACAGCTGGCACAAGGCAGAAACGCTGTCGCAGCTTGTGCTGCTGCCCGGTGCCGGCCACTGCGCCCAGCTCGACGCGCCGGAGTCGTTTAATTGCATATTGGAGCGTTTCATCAAGCCTGTATCCTGA
- a CDS encoding discoidin domain-containing protein → MLKKTSLALTSFLLSGSLLASSLTVASAAPALPTITPAVAYQASAAAVSSITLADMPANLKSSIEWVWTNRMVTEGSTVRKNLIFDQIVAGKGTLNYVVRWQSGKNLTLQQRKDLAAMLQRQMNNWTKHLKDYDGWPYGDIQVKIVGWAVANSAQILDKQADEIIYTDYITDQLSTSNPAIPSKLPVAPSALSRFDHFTNPNYVYPGGLDKRFDMYLWATSGFGGGAGGDWGQRMSDDYILSTVNSNEIQITEHEIGHGFGLPDFYEANERPPGGFPVPTIMWAGNSPTITNWDIWMLRYTWSQVKKDATRFPGITDNGNANLSNIALNASVTSSYVSPWESISALNDGFDPIHSNDRNHAVYGNWPETGTQWVQYTFDKSYTVTQTDVYWFKDNGGIDVPSSYKIKYWNGSAWVDVQNAVGLGTSINQYNTTTFKPVATTSLRIEMVSKNPASTGILEWKVKASS, encoded by the coding sequence ATGTTAAAGAAAACCAGCCTCGCCTTGACTTCATTCTTGCTCTCGGGTTCCCTGCTTGCCAGCAGCCTTACCGTTGCGTCAGCAGCTCCAGCGTTGCCAACGATTACGCCAGCAGTCGCTTATCAAGCTTCAGCCGCCGCGGTCAGCAGCATTACGCTCGCAGACATGCCTGCGAACCTCAAAAGCTCCATTGAGTGGGTATGGACTAATCGCATGGTAACGGAAGGCTCGACGGTTCGCAAAAACTTGATTTTTGATCAAATCGTTGCTGGAAAAGGCACTTTAAATTACGTCGTGCGCTGGCAATCGGGCAAAAACTTGACGCTCCAGCAGCGCAAGGATCTTGCCGCCATGCTGCAGCGCCAAATGAATAACTGGACGAAGCATTTGAAAGATTATGACGGCTGGCCTTACGGAGACATCCAAGTGAAAATCGTGGGCTGGGCCGTAGCCAACTCCGCGCAAATTTTAGACAAGCAAGCAGATGAAATCATCTATACAGACTATATAACTGACCAACTGAGCACCTCTAATCCCGCTATCCCATCGAAGCTGCCTGTAGCGCCGAGCGCTTTGTCGCGCTTCGACCATTTTACGAACCCCAACTATGTTTATCCAGGCGGACTCGACAAGCGCTTTGACATGTATTTGTGGGCAACATCAGGCTTTGGCGGCGGAGCAGGCGGCGATTGGGGCCAGCGCATGTCCGACGATTACATTTTGAGCACCGTCAATTCCAATGAAATTCAAATTACAGAGCATGAAATTGGCCATGGCTTTGGTTTGCCAGACTTTTATGAGGCGAACGAGCGCCCTCCGGGCGGCTTCCCAGTGCCTACCATTATGTGGGCAGGAAATTCGCCAACGATTACGAACTGGGACATTTGGATGCTGCGTTATACATGGAGCCAAGTGAAGAAGGATGCTACTCGATTCCCGGGCATAACTGATAATGGCAATGCGAATTTGAGCAACATTGCGCTTAACGCTTCCGTTACGTCCTCTTATGTATCCCCTTGGGAAAGCATTAGCGCACTCAATGACGGCTTTGATCCGATTCATTCCAACGACCGCAACCATGCGGTTTATGGAAACTGGCCGGAAACCGGTACGCAATGGGTTCAATATACGTTTGATAAGAGCTACACCGTTACACAAACGGATGTGTACTGGTTCAAGGACAATGGCGGTATCGATGTGCCGAGCTCATATAAAATCAAATATTGGAACGGCAGCGCTTGGGTAGATGTCCAAAACGCCGTCGGCCTCGGAACGAGCATTAACCAATACAACACAACAACATTCAAACCTGTAGCAACGACATCGCTGCGAATCGAAATGGTATCGAAAAACCCGGCATCCACTGGCATTTTAGAGTGGAAGGTTAAAGCATCCAGCTAG